A single window of Martelella sp. NC20 DNA harbors:
- the trbB gene encoding P-type conjugative transfer ATPase TrbB → MAASSEKPEAILRGARMLRTALGPAIAGFLGDVSVVEVMLNPDGRLWIDRLSEGLSDSGERLSVADGERIVRLVAHHVGAEVHAGNPRVSAELPETGERFEGLLPPVVAAPAFAIRKPAVAVFTLDDYVAAGIMVAAQADALRTAVAERRNILVAGGTSTGKTTLTNALLAEVSKTSDRVVLIEDTRELQCAAPNLVAMRTKDGVATLSDLVRSSLRLRPDRIPIGEVRGSEALDLLKAWGTGHPGGLGTIHAGTAIGALRRLEQLIQEAVVTVPRALIAETIDLVAVLSGRGAVRRLGELARIDGLGPDGDYRVTPIQHTDHGEPS, encoded by the coding sequence GTGGCCGCTTCTTCCGAGAAACCTGAGGCAATACTTCGTGGGGCCCGCATGCTGCGGACCGCACTCGGCCCCGCCATTGCCGGTTTCCTTGGAGACGTCAGCGTCGTCGAGGTAATGCTCAACCCCGACGGCCGTCTCTGGATTGACCGGCTGTCCGAGGGATTGTCGGACAGCGGCGAGCGGCTGTCGGTGGCCGACGGCGAGCGCATCGTCCGCCTGGTCGCCCACCATGTCGGCGCCGAGGTCCATGCCGGTAATCCGCGCGTCTCAGCCGAGCTACCGGAAACGGGAGAGCGGTTCGAGGGCCTTCTGCCGCCCGTGGTAGCCGCGCCGGCCTTCGCCATCCGTAAGCCCGCCGTCGCCGTTTTCACCCTCGACGACTATGTCGCCGCTGGCATCATGGTCGCCGCCCAGGCCGACGCGCTGCGCACCGCCGTTGCGGAACGCCGCAACATCCTCGTCGCTGGCGGCACCTCGACCGGCAAGACCACGCTCACCAATGCGCTTCTCGCCGAGGTGTCCAAGACCTCGGACCGCGTCGTGCTGATCGAGGATACGCGTGAGCTGCAATGCGCCGCGCCCAACCTCGTCGCCATGCGCACCAAGGACGGCGTCGCGACCTTGTCCGACCTCGTCCGTTCGTCGCTGCGCCTGCGTCCGGATCGCATCCCGATCGGCGAGGTGCGCGGCAGCGAGGCGCTCGACCTTCTCAAGGCCTGGGGAACCGGCCATCCCGGCGGCCTCGGCACCATTCACGCCGGCACGGCCATCGGCGCGCTGCGCCGTCTCGAACAGCTCATCCAGGAAGCCGTCGTTACCGTGCCCCGCGCGCTGATCGCCGAGACCATCGACCTCGTCGCGGTACTGTCCGGCCGCGGCGCGGTGCGCCGCCTGGGTGAACTCGCGCGCATCGATGGGCTCGGCCCCGACGGCGATTACCGCGTCACCCCGATCCAGCACACCGACCATGGAGAACCCTCATGA
- a CDS encoding TrbC/VirB2 family protein has product MIRHTLRIRRHIATAASATFIIVALAPAAHASGSSMPWEAPLQSILESIEGPVAKIIAVIIIIVTGLTLAFGDTSGGFRRLIQIVFGLSIAFAASSFFLSFFSFGGGALV; this is encoded by the coding sequence ATGATCCGACACACTTTGCGCATCCGCCGCCATATCGCCACGGCGGCCTCCGCCACCTTCATCATCGTAGCGCTCGCGCCGGCCGCCCACGCCTCCGGATCTTCCATGCCTTGGGAAGCGCCGCTGCAAAGCATCCTCGAAAGCATCGAAGGCCCCGTCGCCAAAATCATCGCGGTGATCATCATCATTGTCACCGGCCTGACGCTCGCCTTCGGCGACACCTCGGGCGGCTTCCGGCGGCTGATCCAGATCGTCTTCGGTCTGTCGATCGCGTTTGCGGCATCGAGCTTCTTCCTGTCCTTCTTCTCGTTCGGCGGCGGGGCGCTGGTCTGA
- a CDS encoding VirB3 family type IV secretion system protein, protein MVGGSDHGGEVPGFSVPVHQALTEHILLGGAPRSIAILNGTLAAALGLGLRLWLVGIALWAMGHFAAVWAAKRDPQFIDVGRRHMRIPAYLAV, encoded by the coding sequence ATGGTCGGGGGCTCGGACCATGGCGGCGAAGTGCCGGGTTTCTCCGTTCCCGTGCATCAGGCGCTGACCGAACACATCCTGCTCGGCGGCGCGCCGCGCTCGATCGCCATCCTCAACGGCACGCTTGCGGCAGCGCTCGGCCTTGGCTTGCGCCTTTGGCTGGTCGGGATTGCGCTGTGGGCCATGGGCCATTTCGCCGCCGTCTGGGCCGCCAAGCGCGATCCGCAGTTCATTGACGTCGGACGCCGGCATATGCGCATCCCCGCCTATCTCGCGGTGTGA